The following proteins come from a genomic window of Geomonas sp. RF6:
- a CDS encoding sensor histidine kinase gives MRKDPDKVTQEQDRMMELQRENETLSQQVKRLIMAETKLYEYQEELDVQLKEYKDLYELNKKLNVTLDLGKIFQYAVEHVVQNLDFERAILLQLNEEAGSYRVYALDGYYAPEEKDRVEQLTLDPDAQVLRPLFDGAECLICTDDAEGELTELRAKLLMDEFFIYPVGAGSYPTALLVVGNCAESAEYYRKVNEDAALISMGNLVGLISTSVDNCIFCRAMERALEHERVAEAKYRSIFDNAVEGIFQRTPAGKYLDANPSLARMLGYASPHDFVSSVTDAGTQLYVRPEVFAEITRHLEEKGAVERFEAEMYCKDRSVIWVSVSARTVRNSAGEVLYYEGTTEEITERKRAEEALRESERKYRQLSEALEQRVQEAVHELRQKDEMLVIQGRQAVMGEMLSNIAHQWRQPLNILGLLVQDLKMTKGMGDLTEEYIDSNVNKTLEIIDGMSKTIDDFRYFFRTDKEKMEFSIYDILQKSLSLLEGGLAAHGIVVDVERSGNPTAVGFPGQFTQVLLNILINARDALIKRKTAAPSIKTRIFTEEGKTVVTITDNAGGIPEEIIHKVFDPYFSTKGPEQGTGIGLYMCKNIIEKNMGGTLSARNADGGAEFRIEV, from the coding sequence ATGAGAAAAGACCCTGACAAGGTTACCCAGGAGCAGGACCGGATGATGGAGCTTCAGCGGGAAAACGAAACCCTTTCCCAGCAGGTGAAGCGCCTTATCATGGCCGAGACGAAGCTCTATGAGTACCAGGAGGAACTGGACGTCCAGCTGAAGGAGTACAAGGATCTTTACGAGCTGAACAAGAAACTGAACGTGACGCTGGACCTCGGCAAGATCTTTCAGTATGCAGTGGAGCATGTGGTGCAGAACCTGGATTTCGAGAGGGCCATATTACTCCAGCTGAACGAGGAAGCGGGAAGCTACCGGGTCTACGCCCTGGACGGATATTATGCTCCCGAGGAGAAAGACCGGGTGGAGCAATTAACGCTCGATCCCGACGCCCAGGTCCTGCGCCCTTTGTTCGACGGGGCGGAGTGTCTGATCTGCACGGATGATGCTGAAGGGGAGTTGACGGAGCTTCGCGCAAAGCTCCTCATGGATGAGTTCTTCATCTACCCCGTCGGTGCCGGCTCCTATCCGACCGCACTCCTCGTCGTCGGAAACTGCGCCGAGAGCGCCGAGTACTACCGGAAGGTCAACGAGGACGCAGCGCTCATCAGTATGGGTAACCTCGTCGGTCTCATCTCCACTTCGGTCGACAACTGCATCTTTTGCCGCGCGATGGAGCGGGCGCTGGAACATGAACGGGTCGCCGAGGCGAAGTACCGCAGCATTTTTGACAACGCCGTCGAGGGGATCTTCCAGAGAACCCCTGCAGGGAAGTACCTCGATGCGAATCCCTCTCTCGCACGCATGCTCGGATACGCCTCTCCGCATGACTTCGTCTCCTCTGTCACCGATGCCGGCACACAGCTCTACGTGAGGCCGGAGGTCTTTGCGGAAATCACGCGGCACCTCGAGGAGAAGGGAGCGGTGGAGAGGTTCGAGGCGGAGATGTACTGCAAGGACAGGAGCGTGATCTGGGTCTCCGTAAGCGCGCGCACCGTCAGGAACAGCGCCGGGGAGGTGCTCTACTACGAGGGGACGACGGAGGAGATCACGGAGCGCAAGAGGGCGGAGGAGGCGCTGCGGGAGAGCGAGCGGAAGTACCGCCAGCTCAGCGAGGCGCTGGAGCAGCGGGTTCAGGAGGCGGTGCACGAGTTGCGGCAGAAGGACGAGATGCTCGTCATCCAGGGGCGGCAGGCGGTCATGGGGGAGATGCTCAGCAACATCGCCCACCAGTGGCGCCAGCCGCTCAACATCCTGGGGCTTCTCGTCCAGGATCTCAAGATGACGAAGGGGATGGGAGATCTGACGGAGGAGTATATCGACAGCAACGTGAACAAGACGCTGGAGATCATCGACGGCATGTCGAAGACCATCGACGACTTCCGCTACTTTTTCAGGACTGACAAGGAGAAGATGGAGTTCAGCATCTACGACATCCTGCAAAAGTCGCTCTCGCTCCTTGAGGGTGGGCTGGCGGCCCACGGGATCGTCGTCGATGTGGAACGCAGCGGCAACCCCACCGCCGTCGGCTTCCCGGGGCAGTTTACCCAGGTTCTGCTGAACATCCTCATCAATGCGCGCGACGCCCTGATCAAGCGGAAGACGGCAGCGCCGAGCATCAAGACGAGGATATTTACCGAAGAGGGGAAAACGGTCGTGACCATAACCGACAACGCGGGGGGGATACCGGAGGAGATCATCCATAAGGTCTTCGACCCGTATTTCAGCACGAAGGGGCCAGAGCAGGGAACCGGCATAGGGCTGTACATGTGCAAGAACATCATCGAGAAGAATATGGGGGGCACCCTCAGCGCGCGCAACGCCGACGGGGGCGCGGAGTTCAGGATCGAGGTGTGA
- a CDS encoding FIST signal transduction protein, whose translation MGTSVGVGYSILKNPEAAGKEAARKALEQKGPGKADFVFAFATVGYNQQILVRSIREATSEAPLCGCSGEGVLTQGMVSETNFSVCVMAITSDEVKFDRACIEDITSEPDYGGSRLAAEMKPFLRSDSRAFFLFVDGVTFDFDPFRAAFEKALSPEQVLPLFGGLAGDNWAVRKTYQYDDDKVLTQGMCCVVISGDVQVAWGINHGCVPIGSRRTITRSKGNVIYEIDGIPALQALREYVEEDWATQWNKMSLNLCLGFKTPQQLKEEYGEYIVRYMIGKNDDDGSVTIQSDVSSGTSLWIVRRDKDLIRNGLKSISRQIREKTGARKPKLVMHFECMGRGKVVFREQEKIELLRSLQEDIGTDIPWIGFYTYGEIGPIATSNCIHNFTAVVTAVY comes from the coding sequence ATGGGAACGTCGGTGGGAGTCGGCTACAGCATCCTTAAAAACCCGGAAGCGGCGGGGAAAGAGGCGGCGCGAAAGGCGCTCGAGCAGAAGGGGCCAGGGAAGGCGGACTTCGTCTTTGCCTTTGCAACTGTCGGATACAACCAGCAGATCCTGGTGCGCTCCATAAGGGAGGCGACATCCGAAGCACCGCTGTGCGGTTGCTCAGGCGAAGGGGTGCTAACGCAGGGGATGGTTTCCGAAACGAACTTCAGCGTCTGCGTCATGGCAATCACCTCGGACGAAGTGAAATTCGACCGCGCCTGCATCGAGGACATCACCAGCGAGCCAGACTACGGGGGCTCTCGTCTTGCCGCCGAGATGAAGCCGTTTCTGCGCTCCGACAGTCGCGCCTTCTTTCTCTTTGTCGACGGCGTCACCTTTGACTTCGACCCTTTCCGCGCTGCCTTCGAAAAGGCCCTTTCCCCTGAGCAGGTACTCCCCCTCTTCGGCGGGCTCGCCGGGGACAACTGGGCCGTGCGCAAGACCTACCAGTATGACGACGACAAGGTCCTCACCCAGGGGATGTGCTGCGTGGTGATCTCGGGTGATGTGCAGGTCGCCTGGGGGATCAACCACGGCTGCGTCCCGATCGGCTCCAGACGCACCATCACCCGCAGCAAGGGAAACGTCATCTACGAGATCGACGGCATTCCCGCGCTCCAGGCGTTGAGGGAGTACGTCGAGGAGGATTGGGCGACCCAGTGGAACAAGATGTCGCTAAACCTCTGCCTCGGATTCAAGACTCCACAGCAGCTGAAGGAAGAGTACGGCGAGTACATCGTCCGCTACATGATCGGCAAGAACGACGACGATGGCTCGGTCACCATCCAGTCCGACGTTTCGAGCGGCACGTCGTTGTGGATCGTGCGCCGCGACAAGGACCTGATCCGGAACGGGCTGAAGTCCATATCGCGCCAGATAAGGGAGAAGACGGGAGCCCGGAAACCTAAGTTGGTGATGCATTTCGAATGCATGGGGCGGGGGAAGGTTGTTTTCAGGGAGCAGGAGAAGATCGAGCTTCTGCGCTCCCTCCAGGAAGATATCGGAACCGACATCCCCTGGATCGGTTTTTATACGTACGGCGAGATCGGCCCGATTGCCACCTCCAACTGCATCCACAACTTCACGGCCGTCGTCACCGCCGTCTACTGA
- a CDS encoding B12-binding domain-containing radical SAM protein, with protein sequence MRVLLISANTEKLYMPPLPLGLNCVAKEIRKDRHQVRLVDLMGSGDNQSVIRHAIEEMQPQVIGISVRNVDNQNMAEPRFLLEPVREAVELCRTLSDATIVVGGAAFSLFPGAILSYLGADIGICGEGEVAFANLLLALEDGWDPAKIGGVWLPGQKAGSVAYREDLDILPLPDPSLWNVPAGLAGETCVPLQTRRGCAMRCSYCSTSALEGTRIRKYDIDKVVEALGEHVAAGFTDFYFVDNTFNLPRDYAKYLCEDIIKAGWKIRWRCILYPGFIDEKLVKKMADAGCFEVSLGFESGSPLILKKLNKKYTTDQVQLSSELLRKHGIRRMGFLLLGGPGETRETVQESLDFADSLRLDMLKVTTGIRIYPGTALEKIARKEGVIARGDDLLHPRFYLAKGLEPWLAPLLREWMSQRPYCIT encoded by the coding sequence ATGAGAGTGCTTCTTATCTCTGCAAATACAGAAAAGCTGTACATGCCCCCCCTCCCGCTGGGCCTCAACTGTGTTGCCAAGGAAATCCGGAAAGACCGTCATCAGGTGCGGCTGGTGGACTTGATGGGAAGTGGCGACAATCAATCAGTGATTCGCCATGCCATCGAGGAGATGCAGCCACAGGTAATCGGCATCTCGGTGAGAAACGTCGACAACCAGAACATGGCAGAGCCGAGATTTCTCCTGGAGCCGGTTCGGGAGGCGGTAGAGCTGTGCCGCACCCTCTCGGACGCCACAATCGTCGTCGGCGGCGCGGCCTTCAGCCTCTTTCCGGGGGCGATCCTCAGCTATCTCGGGGCGGACATCGGAATCTGCGGTGAGGGGGAAGTCGCTTTCGCAAATCTTCTCCTGGCACTGGAAGATGGCTGGGATCCGGCGAAGATCGGTGGGGTATGGCTCCCGGGCCAGAAGGCCGGGAGCGTTGCGTACAGAGAGGATCTCGACATCCTCCCCCTCCCCGACCCTTCCTTGTGGAACGTCCCAGCCGGGCTCGCGGGAGAGACATGCGTACCGCTGCAAACGAGGCGCGGCTGCGCCATGAGGTGCAGCTACTGCTCCACGAGCGCCCTGGAAGGGACGAGAATCAGGAAATACGACATAGACAAAGTCGTGGAAGCGCTTGGCGAGCACGTGGCGGCAGGTTTTACCGACTTCTACTTCGTGGACAATACCTTCAATCTCCCCCGGGACTACGCGAAGTATCTCTGCGAGGACATCATCAAAGCCGGGTGGAAGATCCGCTGGCGCTGCATCCTCTACCCCGGGTTCATCGACGAAAAGCTTGTGAAAAAGATGGCCGACGCCGGGTGCTTTGAGGTGAGCCTCGGTTTCGAGAGCGGCAGCCCTCTCATCCTCAAAAAGCTGAACAAGAAATACACTACCGACCAGGTGCAGCTTTCCTCGGAACTGCTGCGCAAGCACGGCATCCGCAGGATGGGGTTTCTCCTTCTCGGCGGTCCGGGAGAAACAAGGGAGACCGTGCAGGAGAGTCTCGACTTCGCGGATTCGCTCCGCCTGGACATGCTGAAGGTGACGACCGGAATAAGGATCTACCCCGGAACCGCGCTAGAGAAGATTGCGCGAAAGGAAGGGGTTATCGCCAGGGGAGACGACCTGCTCCACCCCCGCTTTTATCTTGCAAAGGGGCTTGAGCCCTGGCTCGCGCCGCTGTTAAGGGAGTGGATGTCACAGCGACCGTACTGCATCACCTGA
- a CDS encoding MASE3 domain-containing protein: protein MSAPQERLQQLSPRAQVTATFVACLLPFLMVQLLPSQLDRVMEKSSYLVFHNIAEFFSIMVSLCVFSVGWYTYDQSKDQRSLLLGGAFLLVGLLDFMHTLSNAAMPPFITANSTNKSTQFWIAARGVDASVFLLSAFVNPKKPIRSVSCSTVITAALALAGIIFTAVIFYPEYLPATAIPGVGLTPLKRYLELMIIAVLCAASVMYWKRLCNTGDRNILYFLNALIICIFSEGVFASYKTGFDTYNVLGHIYKVVAFYLIYKGIFAAAVRKPYLDLSRANEKLMRLNRLYTVLSETNKCIVRATERDALFRDVTEVAVRHGGLRTAWIGVVDENAGEVTVVAWSGEKEGHVEGAAPVRDATHGAGPTAIAIREGGLRICSDSMSKDAPEPWRKEAQRCGFGSSAAIALTVHGKVIGALTMHAAERDFFHSQLANLLSQMATEITFALENMEVEARRREAEKALQEETLERLRVMESLYQKDRQLIHQSRLAAMGEMINNIAHQWRQPLNVVGLIVQELQMMHEAGECSQEFLDKRVEKLKELLFHMSQTIDDFRDFFRPDRDKERFQVKGVVTRTLSLIRDSLMNQRVEVEVEISDSMVIYGYANQYAQVLLNILMNARDAFAERDDIKRRVITIAAGSDGETDRLVVTDNAGGVPEEIIHKIFEPYFTTKGPDKGTGVGLYMSKLIIDHNMSGHLTARNTADGAEFIVEIPCAPSGGAEASSAAP, encoded by the coding sequence ATGTCCGCACCCCAGGAACGCCTGCAGCAGCTTTCCCCCCGCGCACAGGTCACTGCTACCTTTGTAGCATGCCTGTTGCCCTTTCTGATGGTGCAACTGCTCCCCTCCCAGCTTGACCGGGTCATGGAGAAGAGTTCCTACCTGGTCTTCCACAACATCGCAGAGTTTTTCAGCATCATGGTCTCGCTGTGCGTTTTCAGCGTCGGCTGGTACACCTACGACCAGTCGAAGGACCAGCGCTCTTTGCTTTTGGGAGGCGCATTCCTCCTGGTGGGGCTGCTCGATTTCATGCACACCCTCAGCAATGCGGCCATGCCACCCTTTATCACCGCGAACTCCACGAACAAGTCGACGCAGTTCTGGATCGCCGCAAGGGGAGTCGATGCGTCCGTTTTTCTTCTCAGTGCCTTCGTAAATCCGAAGAAGCCGATCCGTTCCGTATCGTGCTCCACAGTCATAACCGCTGCACTGGCCCTGGCAGGGATCATCTTCACAGCCGTCATCTTCTATCCCGAGTACCTCCCCGCGACAGCCATCCCGGGTGTGGGGCTCACCCCGCTCAAGCGCTACCTCGAGCTCATGATCATTGCCGTTTTGTGCGCGGCCTCGGTAATGTACTGGAAGCGGCTGTGCAACACCGGCGACAGGAATATCCTGTATTTCCTGAACGCGCTCATCATCTGCATCTTCAGCGAGGGGGTCTTTGCTTCCTACAAGACCGGCTTCGACACCTACAACGTGCTCGGGCACATCTACAAGGTCGTCGCGTTCTACCTCATCTACAAAGGAATCTTCGCTGCCGCAGTGCGCAAGCCGTACCTAGACCTTTCGCGTGCAAACGAGAAGCTGATGCGCCTGAACCGGCTGTACACGGTCCTCAGTGAAACGAACAAGTGCATCGTAAGGGCAACCGAGCGGGACGCACTTTTTCGGGACGTCACAGAAGTCGCAGTTCGACACGGAGGTCTGCGCACCGCGTGGATTGGCGTGGTCGATGAGAATGCAGGGGAAGTCACAGTCGTGGCGTGGAGCGGGGAGAAAGAGGGGCATGTCGAGGGGGCGGCGCCAGTGCGCGACGCCACGCATGGAGCAGGGCCGACCGCCATCGCCATCAGGGAGGGGGGGCTCCGGATCTGCAGCGACAGCATGAGCAAAGACGCCCCCGAGCCGTGGAGGAAGGAAGCGCAGCGCTGCGGGTTCGGCTCATCAGCAGCCATCGCCCTCACCGTTCACGGCAAGGTCATCGGCGCGCTCACCATGCACGCTGCGGAAAGGGACTTCTTTCACTCGCAACTGGCCAACCTGCTGTCGCAGATGGCGACGGAGATCACCTTCGCACTGGAGAACATGGAAGTGGAGGCGCGCCGCCGCGAGGCAGAGAAGGCACTGCAGGAGGAAACGCTGGAGCGCCTGCGCGTGATGGAGTCACTCTACCAAAAGGACCGGCAACTGATCCACCAGAGCCGCCTGGCGGCGATGGGGGAAATGATCAACAACATCGCGCACCAGTGGCGGCAGCCGCTCAACGTCGTCGGCCTCATCGTTCAGGAACTCCAGATGATGCACGAAGCGGGAGAGTGCAGCCAGGAATTTCTGGACAAGAGGGTGGAAAAGCTGAAGGAGCTTCTTTTCCACATGTCGCAGACGATCGACGATTTCCGTGATTTCTTTCGCCCTGACAGGGACAAGGAGCGCTTCCAGGTGAAGGGAGTTGTCACCCGAACCCTCTCCCTCATACGGGACAGCCTGATGAACCAGAGGGTCGAGGTGGAGGTGGAGATAAGCGACAGTATGGTGATCTACGGCTATGCGAACCAGTACGCCCAGGTCCTCCTCAACATACTGATGAATGCGCGCGACGCCTTCGCCGAGCGCGACGACATAAAGAGGCGCGTCATCACGATAGCTGCCGGATCAGACGGAGAAACCGATCGCCTCGTCGTCACCGACAATGCAGGCGGAGTCCCTGAAGAGATCATCCACAAGATCTTCGAGCCATACTTCACCACCAAGGGGCCGGACAAGGGGACGGGAGTCGGGCTGTACATGTCCAAGCTCATCATCGACCACAACATGAGCGGACACCTTACTGCACGCAACACCGCCGACGGCGCGGAGTTCATCGTGGAGATCCCCTGCGCACCGTCAGGAGGTGCAGAGGCGAGCTCTGCCGCCCCCTGA
- a CDS encoding TetR/AcrR family transcriptional regulator, whose amino-acid sequence MEEDSKYPRRRSKEAHQAILAATLDLVQENGYFGLSLEAVAARAGVGKQTIYRWWSSKAMVVLEAYALAVAEQIPMPDTGAVEEDLFRLLDSIFTRIATSGSGKALAGLIAEAQADPNFAEAFRSGFIESRREGVRGILRKGIERGELNAEIDLEVAVDALFGPMWYRLLMQHAPLDASFARQLVRQLIAGIATGQGRK is encoded by the coding sequence ATGGAAGAAGATAGCAAATATCCGCGTCGCCGCAGCAAGGAAGCTCATCAAGCTATCCTTGCGGCAACGCTCGACCTGGTGCAGGAAAACGGGTACTTCGGCCTCAGCCTGGAGGCGGTCGCTGCAAGGGCAGGGGTCGGGAAGCAGACGATCTATCGCTGGTGGAGTTCAAAGGCCATGGTGGTGCTGGAGGCTTACGCTCTAGCCGTAGCCGAGCAGATACCGATGCCCGATACCGGCGCCGTAGAGGAAGATCTTTTCCGGTTGCTGGACAGCATCTTCACCCGGATAGCCACCTCGGGATCCGGAAAAGCGCTCGCAGGTCTCATTGCAGAAGCCCAGGCCGATCCGAATTTTGCGGAAGCCTTTCGTTCCGGCTTCATCGAATCACGCAGGGAAGGGGTGCGGGGGATCCTGCGCAAGGGAATAGAGCGTGGCGAGCTGAACGCGGAGATCGACCTCGAAGTCGCGGTGGACGCACTCTTTGGTCCCATGTGGTACCGTCTCCTCATGCAGCACGCCCCTCTCGACGCGAGCTTCGCGCGCCAGTTGGTGCGTCAGCTCATTGCCGGGATAGCGACAGGGCAGGGAAGGAAATAG
- a CDS encoding NADH:flavin oxidoreductase, whose translation MITMLLESATIGKLKLRNRTVRSATWEGMADDNGAPTAALNRVMTNLAAKDVGLVITGHCYVSAEGKAGPRQIGAYDDALIPALSSMAKGVHEEGGAIVLQLAHGGVNALASSTAIGPSELTTAAGKSCRAMDGEDLLKAAASFAAAALRAKKAGFDGVQIHAAHGYLLSEFLSPYYNRRTDQYGGSIDNRARLLLETYQAVRDTVGAEYPVLVKLNSEDFLEGGFSVQEMVAVSRMLQAAGVDAIELSGGTIYEPGRYGAIRTGKVPPEEEGFYRAAAKAYKEEVTIPLILVGGIRSFDIAEKLLAAGEADFISLCRPLIREPGLVKRWLGGDLAPARCVSCNSCFAPLIANKGIYCPLDRDE comes from the coding sequence ATGATAACCATGCTTCTGGAATCCGCCACCATCGGAAAGCTGAAGCTTCGCAACAGAACGGTGCGTTCGGCAACCTGGGAAGGAATGGCGGACGACAACGGCGCGCCCACAGCTGCGCTGAACCGCGTTATGACAAATCTCGCCGCCAAGGACGTTGGTCTTGTGATCACCGGCCACTGCTACGTAAGCGCGGAAGGGAAAGCGGGGCCACGCCAGATCGGTGCCTATGATGATGCCCTCATACCTGCACTGTCGTCGATGGCAAAAGGAGTGCACGAAGAGGGGGGCGCGATCGTGCTGCAACTCGCCCACGGCGGCGTGAACGCGCTCGCCAGCAGTACCGCCATCGGCCCATCGGAGCTGACCACCGCTGCAGGGAAGAGCTGCCGGGCGATGGATGGTGAGGACCTGTTGAAAGCCGCCGCATCATTCGCGGCCGCCGCGCTGCGTGCGAAGAAGGCGGGTTTTGACGGCGTCCAGATCCATGCCGCTCACGGCTATCTGCTGAGCGAATTCCTCTCCCCCTACTACAACAGGCGCACCGACCAGTACGGCGGCAGCATCGATAACAGGGCGCGCCTCCTTCTCGAGACGTACCAGGCAGTGAGGGACACGGTCGGGGCGGAGTATCCCGTCCTCGTTAAACTGAATTCCGAGGATTTTCTCGAGGGGGGCTTTTCCGTACAGGAGATGGTGGCAGTCTCCCGTATGCTGCAAGCCGCCGGGGTTGACGCCATCGAGCTTAGTGGTGGAACGATCTACGAGCCGGGACGGTACGGGGCGATCCGGACCGGAAAGGTCCCACCGGAAGAGGAAGGGTTCTACCGCGCAGCGGCAAAAGCATACAAGGAAGAGGTCACCATTCCGCTGATCCTCGTCGGCGGCATACGCTCCTTTGATATCGCGGAAAAGCTTCTCGCAGCGGGGGAGGCTGACTTCATCTCCCTGTGCCGTCCGCTGATCCGAGAGCCGGGACTGGTGAAACGCTGGCTCGGCGGCGACCTCGCCCCCGCGCGCTGTGTTTCATGCAACAGCTGTTTCGCCCCTCTCATCGCGAACAAGGGGATCTACTGCCCTCTCGACCGCGACGAATGA
- the dmpI gene encoding 4-oxalocrotonate tautomerase DmpI, translated as MPVITWEGGKLTTEQKRELITTLSKAASEITKVPLHFHSVLVREQADENLGVAGETVADLKARLSQAKPE; from the coding sequence ATGCCCGTAATCACATGGGAAGGCGGAAAACTCACAACTGAACAGAAGCGGGAGCTTATTACCACCCTCAGCAAGGCAGCATCCGAGATCACGAAGGTCCCCCTCCACTTCCACTCCGTGCTCGTCCGGGAGCAGGCCGACGAGAACCTCGGTGTCGCCGGCGAAACTGTCGCCGACCTGAAGGCAAGGCTTTCCCAGGCAAAACCGGAGTAG
- a CDS encoding YgjP-like metallopeptidase domain-containing protein translates to MNSEQSITLKYLDGYPDEIRAKVGALVAGEKLGPLLLKKYPSAHGIKTDRALYDYAVAIKNEYLKKSQPLSKVVYDPKISTINHALGLHAFASRVQGSKLKAKHEIKVASIFRDAPLEFLRMIVVHELAHLKEKDHNKAFYSLCEYMEPAYHQFEFDTRLYLTHLDHAVPLY, encoded by the coding sequence ATGAACAGCGAGCAGAGCATCACGTTGAAGTACCTCGACGGATACCCGGATGAGATCAGGGCGAAGGTCGGCGCCCTTGTGGCGGGCGAGAAGCTCGGCCCCCTCCTCCTGAAGAAATACCCGTCGGCGCACGGCATCAAGACCGACAGGGCGCTGTATGACTATGCGGTAGCCATAAAGAACGAGTACCTGAAGAAGTCACAGCCTCTTTCCAAGGTTGTCTACGACCCGAAGATCAGCACCATCAACCATGCCCTCGGCCTGCACGCCTTCGCCTCGCGGGTGCAGGGAAGCAAGCTCAAGGCAAAGCACGAGATAAAGGTCGCCTCGATCTTCAGGGACGCGCCCCTGGAGTTCCTGCGCATGATAGTGGTCCATGAACTCGCCCACCTGAAGGAGAAGGATCACAACAAGGCCTTTTACAGTCTCTGCGAATACATGGAGCCCGCCTACCACCAGTTCGAATTCGACACCCGCCTCTACCTGACTCACCTCGACCACGCCGTCCCCCTTTACTGA
- a CDS encoding YidB family protein, whose translation MGMFDDMAGKAQGLMGQHGSPGLMKGIAHILSGGGLSGIIQSFRLNGLGDIMTTWIGKGENAPISPTQLKEGLGNERIQQVAAEAGISNDEAATQLSEHLPNVVDKLTPDGRVPEGGALEEGMDFLKSKF comes from the coding sequence ATGGGAATGTTCGACGACATGGCAGGGAAGGCACAGGGATTGATGGGACAGCACGGCTCCCCCGGCCTCATGAAGGGGATCGCGCACATCCTTTCCGGAGGCGGACTGAGCGGGATCATCCAGTCCTTCAGGCTGAACGGACTTGGCGACATAATGACAACGTGGATCGGCAAGGGAGAGAACGCACCGATATCCCCTACTCAGCTTAAGGAAGGGCTGGGAAACGAGCGGATTCAGCAGGTGGCGGCAGAGGCCGGGATATCCAACGACGAGGCGGCAACCCAGCTCTCGGAGCACCTCCCCAACGTGGTTGACAAGCTGACCCCGGACGGAAGGGTCCCGGAAGGGGGAGCGCTGGAAGAGGGCATGGACTTCCTGAAGAGCAAGTTCTAG